A region from the Kribbella shirazensis genome encodes:
- a CDS encoding carbohydrate ABC transporter permease, with protein sequence MRERLFPGDRVAAYVVLVLLGLVTVLPLLYMIVLALQSDGEVQSGDPVLWPADLQWGNFTRLFEAAPFGRFFVNSFVMAGAITVSHLVFDPLVGYVFAKLDFPGKRIAFVAVLSTLMVPFFVRMLPIYSIFASLGWIDSYQGLIVPFLMDAYGIFLMRQFIRPLPDELIEAARVDGAGEFRIYLRVILPQCKPALAVLGLFTFVFQWNEFLWPLIATSRTEMRTLPIGLTLFNQEYFTQWNLTAAGALILFVPTAIFFVITQKFLVEGIALSGLK encoded by the coding sequence ATGCGTGAACGGCTCTTTCCCGGCGACCGCGTCGCGGCGTACGTCGTCCTCGTCCTGCTCGGTCTCGTCACCGTGCTGCCGCTGCTGTACATGATCGTGCTCGCGCTGCAGAGCGACGGCGAGGTGCAGTCCGGTGATCCGGTGCTGTGGCCCGCCGACCTGCAGTGGGGGAACTTCACGCGGTTGTTCGAGGCGGCGCCGTTCGGGCGGTTCTTCGTGAACAGCTTCGTGATGGCCGGCGCGATCACCGTCTCGCACCTGGTCTTCGACCCGCTGGTCGGGTACGTGTTCGCGAAGCTGGACTTCCCCGGCAAGCGGATCGCGTTCGTCGCCGTCCTGTCGACGCTGATGGTGCCGTTCTTCGTCCGGATGCTGCCGATCTACTCGATCTTCGCGAGCCTGGGCTGGATCGACAGCTACCAAGGGCTGATCGTGCCGTTCCTGATGGATGCCTACGGCATCTTTCTGATGCGGCAGTTCATCCGGCCGCTGCCGGACGAGCTGATCGAGGCGGCCCGGGTGGACGGCGCCGGCGAGTTCCGGATCTACCTGCGGGTGATCCTGCCGCAGTGCAAGCCGGCGCTGGCCGTGCTCGGCCTGTTCACGTTCGTCTTCCAGTGGAACGAGTTCCTCTGGCCGCTGATCGCCACCAGCCGGACCGAGATGCGCACGCTGCCGATCGGGCTGACGCTGTTCAACCAGGAGTACTTCACGCAGTGGAACCTGACGGCGGCCGGCGCGCTGATCCTGTTCGTCCCGACCGCGATCTTCTTCGTGATCACCCAGAAGTTCCTGGTGGAGGGCATCGCCCTCTCCGGACTGAAATGA
- a CDS encoding sugar ABC transporter permease: protein MIRRRQALTAWLFLTPAVLFFALLFFVPIGNQLLTGAYGSDGVSFVGLGNFTRAFADPEVLHSFLITLAYAAGTLVVGTAVGLGLAVILNQSLRGRTLFRSVLLIPYLTSVSIIGLLWRNILDPQVGILNRLLEAVGLPGQTWLSTHPLATIVGITVWSGAGYTMVLFLAGLQGIPGLYYEAARIDGAGPWRRFFAITLPLLAPTTLFVSIIGLISTLQQFALPYIVTGGGPGNATSLYAHRLFIVAFNDNDFGYASALSVLLLIVVLILSLAQLRIGERTDA, encoded by the coding sequence GTGATCCGTCGCCGTCAGGCGCTGACCGCATGGCTGTTCCTCACCCCGGCAGTGCTGTTCTTCGCGCTCCTGTTCTTCGTCCCGATCGGCAACCAACTGTTGACCGGCGCGTACGGGTCCGACGGCGTCTCGTTCGTCGGACTCGGCAACTTCACCCGTGCCTTCGCAGATCCCGAGGTTCTGCACTCGTTCCTGATCACGCTCGCGTACGCCGCCGGCACCTTGGTCGTCGGTACCGCGGTGGGCCTCGGACTGGCCGTGATCCTCAACCAGTCGCTGCGCGGCCGCACACTGTTCCGCTCGGTGCTGCTGATTCCGTACCTGACGTCGGTGTCGATCATCGGCCTGCTCTGGCGGAACATCCTGGATCCGCAGGTGGGCATCCTCAATCGCCTGCTCGAGGCGGTCGGCCTGCCCGGGCAGACCTGGCTGAGCACCCACCCGCTGGCCACGATCGTCGGAATCACGGTCTGGTCCGGCGCGGGCTACACGATGGTGCTGTTCCTGGCCGGCCTGCAGGGCATTCCGGGGCTGTACTACGAAGCCGCGCGGATCGACGGCGCCGGACCGTGGCGGCGGTTCTTCGCGATCACGCTGCCGCTGCTCGCGCCGACAACGTTGTTCGTGTCGATCATCGGACTGATCAGCACGCTGCAGCAGTTCGCGCTGCCGTACATCGTCACCGGCGGCGGTCCCGGCAACGCGACCTCGCTCTACGCGCACCGGCTGTTCATCGTCGCGTTCAACGACAACGATTTCGGGTACGCGTCGGCGCTGTCGGTGCTGCTGCTGATCGTCGTACTGATCCTGTCACTGGCGCAGCTGCGGATCGGGGAGCGGACCGATGCGTGA